A window from Marinagarivorans cellulosilyticus encodes these proteins:
- the feoB gene encoding ferrous iron transport protein B: MKEIALIGSPNCGKTTLFNRLTGTRQRTGNWPGVTVERKDGRLPLPSGESVRVVDLPGIYSLHDDIQGVEARVAHTYIQSHNPELVMVVLDATRLSRQLSLLPDIIATGKPVILIVNMLDSAEAEGIQVDLGALRKGTGLPVAGVVSSTGIGVDELKQQIDTLLLSYPAGRVDFDVAELAKKVYRNTGKQSRTEKIDKWLLHPIYALPIFLATMYLLFTISVNLGAVFIDFFDILLGSIFVDGTRWVTATLGAPQWLQAVLADGVGGGVQLVGTFIPVIGCLYLCMSALEDSGYLSRAAFVIDRLMAKIGLPGQAFIPLIIGFGCNVPAVMASRALGQASARLTTIFIAPFMSCGARLSVYVFVGTAFFPSQAQNAIFALYLLGIGVAVISAWLLRRKLFGGVVGANIAEMPAYHRPLLRNVLTQTWHRLYSFIWRAGKRILVVVILLNVFSSWGTDGSWGNQDSENSMLSATGKVLTPMFTPMGVGEDNWPATVGLFTGLFAKEVVVGTLDTLYTPPVVSEEGDAISAPDVVADTLAAFTSVWDNFGGLAGALLDPLGIGSAQDDIAGQAPGSYKAMQSLFPSAWGAFCYLVFILLYAPCVATIGVMQKEAGQVWLGFSVVWSLLLSYWLASNLWHLSLLLVSPIAAGGWIVGSSLVLYLCYRLIMSQMRRGIRDHIPAINV; encoded by the coding sequence GTGAAAGAAATAGCCCTGATCGGAAGCCCCAACTGCGGTAAAACTACACTCTTCAATCGCCTTACTGGCACCCGCCAACGCACAGGCAATTGGCCTGGTGTGACTGTTGAACGCAAGGATGGGCGCCTGCCTTTGCCTAGCGGCGAATCTGTTCGCGTGGTCGACCTTCCTGGTATTTATTCTCTGCACGATGATATTCAAGGGGTGGAGGCGCGGGTCGCGCATACGTATATTCAATCGCATAACCCTGAATTGGTTATGGTGGTGTTGGATGCTACCCGGTTAAGTCGCCAGCTTTCGTTGTTGCCCGATATTATCGCTACGGGTAAGCCCGTTATTCTTATCGTAAATATGCTTGATAGTGCTGAAGCCGAAGGTATTCAGGTGGATCTTGGCGCTTTGCGAAAAGGCACGGGCCTGCCTGTAGCTGGGGTTGTCAGTTCTACCGGTATTGGCGTGGACGAGCTTAAACAGCAAATCGATACGCTACTGTTGTCTTACCCTGCTGGTCGTGTTGATTTTGATGTTGCCGAGTTGGCTAAAAAAGTCTATCGCAACACAGGCAAGCAAAGTCGTACCGAAAAAATTGATAAATGGCTGCTTCACCCCATTTATGCGTTGCCTATTTTTTTGGCCACGATGTATTTGTTGTTTACCATTTCGGTAAATTTGGGTGCGGTATTTATTGATTTCTTTGATATTTTATTGGGGAGCATCTTTGTTGATGGCACCCGCTGGGTTACTGCGACATTAGGCGCCCCTCAGTGGTTACAGGCCGTTTTGGCTGATGGCGTTGGTGGTGGTGTTCAGCTCGTCGGGACCTTTATTCCGGTTATTGGTTGTTTGTATTTGTGCATGTCGGCTCTGGAAGATTCGGGTTACCTCTCGCGCGCTGCTTTTGTTATTGATCGCTTAATGGCCAAAATTGGTTTACCAGGCCAAGCGTTCATACCGTTAATTATTGGCTTTGGTTGTAATGTGCCGGCGGTGATGGCCTCTCGTGCCCTTGGGCAAGCGAGTGCGCGGCTGACGACGATCTTTATTGCGCCTTTTATGTCTTGCGGCGCACGTTTATCGGTGTATGTTTTTGTGGGCACGGCGTTTTTCCCAAGTCAGGCGCAGAATGCGATTTTTGCTTTGTACTTACTCGGTATTGGCGTAGCAGTTATTTCTGCATGGTTGCTGCGCCGCAAGTTGTTTGGTGGTGTAGTTGGGGCAAATATTGCTGAAATGCCTGCTTACCACCGCCCTTTATTGCGTAATGTATTGACGCAAACATGGCACCGCCTGTACTCATTTATTTGGCGTGCAGGTAAGCGAATTTTAGTTGTAGTTATTTTGCTTAATGTTTTTTCTTCTTGGGGAACCGACGGCAGTTGGGGGAACCAAGATAGCGAAAACTCTATGTTGTCGGCAACGGGTAAAGTGCTTACACCCATGTTTACCCCTATGGGGGTAGGTGAAGATAATTGGCCGGCTACTGTAGGCCTATTTACTGGGCTGTTTGCTAAAGAAGTTGTTGTGGGCACGCTTGATACCCTTTATACCCCACCAGTGGTTAGTGAAGAGGGTGATGCTATTAGTGCGCCGGATGTAGTGGCTGATACATTGGCTGCTTTTACGAGTGTTTGGGACAACTTCGGCGGCTTAGCAGGGGCCTTACTTGACCCGCTAGGAATTGGTTCTGCGCAAGATGATATTGCCGGCCAAGCCCCAGGTAGTTACAAGGCGATGCAAAGTTTATTTCCATCGGCATGGGGCGCTTTTTGTTACTTAGTGTTTATTCTTTTATACGCGCCTTGCGTGGCCACCATCGGTGTTATGCAAAAAGAAGCCGGTCAAGTTTGGTTAGGCTTTTCAGTTGTATGGAGTTTATTGCTGTCGTATTGGCTGGCATCGAACTTGTGGCATTTAAGTTTGTTATTGGTTAGCCCTATAGCTGCAGGGGGATGGATTGTTGGCTCCTCACTGGTGCTTTATTTGTGTTACCGGCTAATTATGTCGCAAATGCGGCGAGGGATTCGAGACCATATCCCAGCAATAAATGTATAA